DNA sequence from the Deltaproteobacteria bacterium genome:
ACGATCATAATAACAACTTTAATATCTAAAAACTGTTTTTTGGAGAATGAACATGACACTTACAAGATCTATTCTGAAACTGCGTCCCTGTTCCGGTTTGGTTCGCATTTCATTCGTTATTTTCGCTCTGTCTATTTTGTCAATGGCTGGTGAAAGTCCGGCAAGAGACTATTTCGTATCACCAAACGGCAGGGATTCAAATCAAGGAACCATTGAAAGTCCGCTTCTTACCTTGAAAAAGGCGATTTCTATGGCAACCGGTGGTGATACTATATTACTCAGAACCGGAACCTACGTTGAAAATACGGTTTCCATAGTTAACAAAAATACTTCCAGCAGCAATAAATTGACCATTAAGCCCTACGGAAATGAAAGCGTAGTAATAGACCACAATGGCGTGGACTACGGGTGGTGGATTGAGAACCAAAGTTATATCGTGATCGACGGCATCATTATTCGTAACGCTGATGAAGGATTTGTTATTCTGGGGGGCAGCAAATATATCAACATCCTCAACTCGACCGTTCGCGACATGATAAATAGAGGTGTTCTTGCTGACGACATTGGGCATTCAGGTTATCCTGAATATGTGACGATCGATAACTGTACGTTCACAAACATCGGCATCAATACCGCCGGGGGTGATATTGCCTTGGGAGTCAACGCAACCAATTTCACCATTTCCAACAATAGATTGATGGGAAATGTGGACGGTGTCGTCTTGGAAGGCGCTTCCAGTGGTCACATTATCGAAAATAACGAGATCGGCAACCATGCCCAAGAGGACGGTCTGGATTTAAAATATACGTGGATGAAGACGCCTACAGCACGCAGCGAATATTGCATTATACAGAATAACGACATCTATGGGCATCATGCGCAGACGGGTATTACCGTTCAAATGGAGAGCAGAAAGGTCAAAATAATCAATAATAGGATTCATAACAATCGATGGGGTATTTGGATCAGAAGTAAAGACACGTCCGATATAGAGATATCCCAAAATACCATATATGATAATGACGATACCGGGATAATAATCAATATGGAGGCAACGGGAAATGTGCGTATTCTGGACAATGTAATTTGGCATAACGGCTACGCTTCAACTAATGGAGTTAAAGGCGGTATCCAAATTGAGGACGGTACTACCTATGAAATTAGTAACAACATTATTGCGAATAATAAGACAGGCGGTGCTACCAATATAAACCAGGTTTGGATTGGCAGCGGCCAGGTGAGTTCTACGGCATTGGATTACTCTACCTACTATGCCAGCCAAAATGAGCTATTGATGCGCTGGGGCAACAGCACCTACACTTCTCTTTCACAGATACAATCGCAAGCATCCCAGGAAGCCCATGGAACAGTGATAATCGGAGAGTACACCGGGGCCACTGCCCCCCCTTCCACCCCCCCGCTTCCGCCTGCTAATTTGAGGGTCACGCCGACAGACTAAACCATGGTCCGTTCCACAACAGGCTACTTCACCAATCGATCATCCGGGGAAGCCTTTGGGAAAACGGTTTCCCCGGAGTCGTTTCACTCACTGAGGCTGAATGATCCGCTTTGAGCGGCCTGTTCCTGCGTTGCAACCTCCCTCCCCATCATGGAGAACTACGTAAGTACGTTCTCTGCCTCCGGTTGTAGTGTCCTTGGACAGCTTTTCCGTACAGAAACGCCTCGTGAGGATTTCTCGGAGAGACCCTCGACCAAGGCCCTGTCCCTGACCTGACCCATCGTCTTCGAAGAATACCGCATGGACGCATTCTTCTCAAATATCTTTCGGGGAAGCGCTGATAGGGTAAGTGCTTAAGGGTCCTTCCTCGGATCTCAAGAGACCCCGCCTTTGTTCCGGCAGACCGCATCCGTTTCCGAGACGTCCACTTGAAGCGAAATAGCCGCCGTATCTCCCAAGGCCGGGTTATTCGGCCTTATCATCGCATAAGTGGTGCGGTTGTTTGACGACGAAGGGTCCGAATGTATCCAAATCGCCGGAGGCCGGGAG
Encoded proteins:
- a CDS encoding right-handed parallel beta-helix repeat-containing protein is translated as MTLTRSILKLRPCSGLVRISFVIFALSILSMAGESPARDYFVSPNGRDSNQGTIESPLLTLKKAISMATGGDTILLRTGTYVENTVSIVNKNTSSSNKLTIKPYGNESVVIDHNGVDYGWWIENQSYIVIDGIIIRNADEGFVILGGSKYINILNSTVRDMINRGVLADDIGHSGYPEYVTIDNCTFTNIGINTAGGDIALGVNATNFTISNNRLMGNVDGVVLEGASSGHIIENNEIGNHAQEDGLDLKYTWMKTPTARSEYCIIQNNDIYGHHAQTGITVQMESRKVKIINNRIHNNRWGIWIRSKDTSDIEISQNTIYDNDDTGIIINMEATGNVRILDNVIWHNGYASTNGVKGGIQIEDGTTYEISNNIIANNKTGGATNINQVWIGSGQVSSTALDYSTYYASQNELLMRWGNSTYTSLSQIQSQASQEAHGTVIIGEYTGATAPPSTPPLPPANLRVTPTD